From the Gallaecimonas kandeliae genome, one window contains:
- the cheY gene encoding chemotaxis response regulator CheY, translating into MDKNMKILIVDDFSTMRRIIKNLMRDLGFNNCHEADDGSTALPMLQNGDFEFVITDWNMPGMQGIDLLRAIRADDKLKHLPVLMVTAEAKREQIIAAAQAGVNGYVVKPFTAATLKEKLDKIFERIG; encoded by the coding sequence TTGGACAAGAACATGAAGATCCTCATCGTGGACGACTTCTCCACGATGCGCCGCATCATCAAGAACCTGATGCGCGACCTGGGGTTCAACAACTGTCACGAAGCCGATGACGGCAGTACCGCCTTGCCCATGCTGCAGAACGGCGACTTCGAGTTCGTGATCACCGACTGGAACATGCCCGGCATGCAGGGCATCGACCTCTTGAGGGCGATCCGCGCCGACGACAAGCTCAAGCACCTGCCGGTGCTGATGGTGACTGCCGAGGCCAAGCGCGAGCAGATCATCGCCGCCGCCCAGGCCGGGGTTAACGGTTACGTGGTCAAGCCTTTCACGGCCGCGACCCTCAAAGAGAAGCTCGACAAGATCTTTGAACGGATCGGTTAA